A genomic segment from Granulicella arctica encodes:
- a CDS encoding PDDEXK nuclease domain-containing protein: MEISSQLPFGYTELLQDLKTRIGTAQVRAAFAVNRELVLLYWSIGKDILRRQGSEGWGTRVIDRLARDLQNEFPGVEGFSPRSLKYMRSLAEAWPEDSIVQQLIAQLPWGHNVRVLDRVKDRPTREWYLRAALEHGWSQNVLVHMISGQLHAREGKALTNFRLTLPPPDSDMAQQILRDPYNFDFLTLAEPLAERKLEQGLLNHLRDLLLELGRGFAFVGSQVPLIVDGRSFYVDLLFYHVRLHCYVVIELKTGEFQPEYAGKLSFYISAVDGTMRAPGDGPTMGLLLCESRSGAIVEYALQNLRQPIGVSTYRVTRELPEPVREELPSVEDLLEVVSRLRLEMETLRQASFAKE, encoded by the coding sequence GTGGAAATCAGTTCTCAACTTCCCTTCGGCTACACGGAACTCCTACAGGACCTCAAAACACGGATAGGAACAGCTCAAGTTCGCGCTGCGTTCGCCGTCAACCGCGAGCTGGTTCTTCTCTATTGGTCGATTGGTAAGGACATTCTTCGACGGCAGGGGAGTGAGGGGTGGGGGACCAGGGTCATCGATCGACTTGCCCGTGATCTCCAGAATGAGTTTCCGGGAGTCGAAGGATTTAGTCCGAGAAGCCTCAAGTACATGCGGTCCTTGGCCGAAGCCTGGCCAGAAGATTCAATAGTGCAACAGCTTATTGCACAATTGCCCTGGGGTCACAATGTCCGCGTGCTCGACCGGGTCAAGGACCGTCCTACTCGGGAATGGTATCTTCGAGCTGCACTCGAACACGGTTGGAGCCAGAACGTTCTGGTGCATATGATCTCAGGGCAACTGCACGCGAGGGAAGGCAAGGCACTTACCAACTTCAGGTTGACTCTTCCTCCGCCCGACTCCGACATGGCGCAACAGATCTTGCGCGATCCCTACAACTTCGACTTCCTCACCCTTGCTGAACCCCTGGCCGAGCGAAAGCTGGAACAAGGTCTTCTCAATCATCTTCGCGATTTGCTCTTGGAGCTTGGTCGCGGCTTTGCATTTGTGGGCAGCCAGGTTCCTCTTATCGTGGATGGGCGCTCCTTCTATGTCGACCTGCTCTTCTACCATGTTCGCCTGCACTGTTATGTCGTGATTGAACTGAAGACAGGAGAGTTCCAGCCAGAATATGCCGGTAAACTCAGCTTCTATATTTCGGCTGTCGACGGAACAATGAGAGCGCCTGGTGACGGTCCGACTATGGGTCTTCTTCTTTGTGAGAGTCGAAGCGGCGCGATCGTGGAATATGCTTTACAAAATTTGAGGCAGCCGATTGGCGTCTCCACCTACCGGGTGACTCGCGAGCTTCCAGAGCCTGTCCGGGAGGAACTACCCAGCGTTGAAGATCTTCTGGAAGTCGTGAGCAGACTTCGTTTGGAAATGGAAACGTTACGGCAGGCGTCTTTTGCTAAGGAATAG
- a CDS encoding antitoxin, producing the protein MMNSRGKIMVQTGKTTVFARGLEQHVIIPDEYQMSADEVYVCRDPRTGDLILSELPVVWRAFFAALEEDRFPDDFLEDRAQGINESREEL; encoded by the coding sequence ATGATGAATAGCAGAGGCAAGATCATGGTGCAGACGGGAAAGACAACGGTATTTGCGAGGGGCTTGGAGCAGCACGTGATCATCCCTGACGAGTATCAGATGTCTGCTGATGAAGTCTACGTTTGTCGTGATCCACGAACGGGTGACCTGATCCTTTCCGAGTTACCCGTTGTCTGGCGTGCGTTTTTCGCTGCGCTCGAGGAAGACAGATTTCCGGATGACTTCCTTGAGGATCGCGCCCAGGGGATCAACGAGAGTCGCGAAGAGCTATAG